In Brassica oleracea var. oleracea cultivar TO1000 unplaced genomic scaffold, BOL UnpScaffold00859, whole genome shotgun sequence, a single window of DNA contains:
- the LOC106320250 gene encoding uncharacterized protein LOC106320250: MKLWFPIPRLITSYAFRRDITICQLLNGSLRIAVMLMVMAAEIDVLMSVRVFEELTFTKAEPHGIFSVKMRSSYNVLAGHPNMTKDWQRSYFYVKSDEHAFSEPPGDDYRVLWNKTLVRHPNTIAYPEKFFESAQAIAAHSHLRWPDLSREWIRLDWESRLPVVLGPLKSRLSLFTRKQQKLLDEARKMDGVLDLSALLKGKLQLLSKKSIPADVQGSTSSDAGRASKEGAPGLVDKDVGAEPPASSPKNKKKSKKSRRKATEELPLEEIASLDETSEGAGSRARRRYRGFRSEAAPEDRPRKKKNKGSIEAEPRPSDVETGLVEVVAGGGVSLETPPEEREVSARGSDPVASERSIPDPSARKGSRSEGSTVRRKKIEFPDRVEFSYNETTPLILNPLRCTELTRQIRGGTKEMPQLDDLYFKTEYIDAASSRARTMIQLGSSEKLAQTRLKVIERVRAEHKKANEKAAEENEILRVKFKELEGKIKSSSAARKELVREKSHLEQTVANLEKEKTELVEERDAAVDKLIRERQRLRDSQGLEVTRERERVEAAMAEKASRRFDRVRDHFTRLEAFEKAKNLYGQASGMKKCLEVIKVSGTEIPREMIDFFAEQEKLYEVEVIKLRVEPLSDSNLTLSPLVLPSRFVMDRFRTSFDPYGSNVNLIGPEMASRLVTSLEVVEEPSEDPLVDVTSIPTEHVKSPVGSGFDERPENENLEGFPGKDDLEMGDTLVQGEETENVGVEDPVLVLDSSSEGREDEEEENDGIKETSLPRPVEEETTYEAGDTNVPPPPVVDSLSPISTWVEDPTAAATKGPDDQDSVP; encoded by the exons ATGAAGCTCTGGTTTCCAATTCCCCGACTGATCACGTCGTACGCATTTCGTCGGGACATCACCATCTGTCAGTTGCTTAACGGGTCGCTGCGCATCGCGGTTATGCTGATGGTGATGGCAGCGGAGATAGATGTTTTGATGAGTGTGAGAGTATTCGAAGAGTTAACTTTCACGAAGGCGGAGCCACATGGAATATTTTCAGTGAAGATGCGCTCGAGCTACAACGTCTTGGCTGGGCACCCGAACATGACGAAGGACTGGCAGCGCTCATATTTTTATGTCAAGTCTGACGAGCATGCCTTCTCGGAGCCACCTGGGGACGACTACCGCGTTCTATGGAACAAAACGCTTG TTCGCCACCCAAATACGATCGCATACCCGGAGAAATTCTTCGAGAGTGCTCAGGCGATCGCAGCTCACAGCCATCTCCGTTGGCCTGATCTTAGTCGAGAGTGGATAAGAC TTGATTGGGAGTCGAGACTTCCTGTTGTACTCGGGCCCCTTAAGTCGCGTCTGTCCCTTTTTACTCGGAAACAGCAGAAACTTCTAGACGAAGCTAGAAAGATGGACGGAGTGCTGGATTTGAGTGCGTTGTTGAAGGGGAAGCTGCAATTGCTCTCGAAGAAGTCAATTCCTGCCGATGTGCAAGGGTCGACCAGTTCTGACGCAGGCCGAGCTTCCAAGGAAGGAGCACCTGGTTTGGTCGACAAAGACGTTGGGGCGGAGCCTCCTGCCTCGAGTCctaaaaacaagaagaagagcaagaaatcCAGGAGGAAAGCGACCGAAGAGCTTCCTCTTGAAGAGATCGCTTCTCTCGACGAAACCTCTGAGG GCGCCGGCAGTAGGGCGAGAAGGCGCTACAGGGGGTTCCGTTCTGAAGCGGCGCCTGAAGATCGtcccagaaagaagaagaataagggGTCCATCGAGGCAGAGCCGCGTCCTTCTGATGTGGAGACGGGCCTGGTCGAGGTTGTCGCGGGAGGCGGCGTTTCTCTTGAAACCCCTCCTGAGGAGAGAGAGGTCTCAGCGCGGGGCAGTGATCCTGTTGCGAGTGAGAGATCTATTCCTGATCCGTCTGCGAGGAAAGGGTCTCGTTCAGAAGGTTCTACtgtgaggaggaagaagatcgaGTTCCCCGATCGCGTCGAGTTTTCCTACAACGAGACGACTCCCCTAATCCTTAATCCTCTTAGGTGCACGGAGCTGACGCGCCAAATTCGTGGTGGGACGAAGGAGATGCCACAATTGGACGACCTTTACTTCAAGACTGAATACATAGACGCTGCTTCCTCGAGAGCTCGG acgatgatccagttgggATCTTCGGAGAAGCTTGCCCAGACGAGGTTGAAGGTCATCGAGAGAGTAAGGGCGGAGCATAAGAAGGCCAACGAGAAGGCCGCGGAGGAGAATGAGATTCTTCGAGTGAAGTTCAAAGAGCTGGAGGGCAAGATTAAATCTTCCAGCGCGGCGAGGAAAGAGCTCGTCCGAGAGAAAAGTCATTTGGAGCAAACGGTTGCGAAcctggagaaggagaagactgAGCTAGTCGAAGAGAGAGATGCCGCGGTAGACAAACTAATCAGAGAGAGGCAACGCTTGAGGGACTCCCAGGGTTTGGAGGTTACTCGTGAGAGGGAAAGAGTCGAGGCTGCTATGGCTGAGAAGGCAAGTCGCCGTTTTGATCGCGTGCGCGACCATTTTACTCGTCTGGAAGCTTTTGAGAAGGCGAAGAACCTGTATGGTCAAGCTTCGGGAATGAAGAAGTGCCTGGAGGTTATAAAGGTGAGTGGGACGGAGATCCCCCGAGAAATGATCGATTTCTTCGCTGAGCAGGAGAAACTTTACGAGGTGGAGGTTATAAAACTCCGAGTAGAGCCGCTGTCTGATAGCAACCTTACACTTTCTCCGCTGGTCCTTCCTTCTCGTTTCGTCATGGACCGGTTCAGAACGTCATTCGATCCTTATGGGTCGAACGTAAATTTGATCGGGCCAGAGATGGCTTCTCGGCTCGTTACCTCGCTCGAAGTTGTTGAGGAGCCATCAGAGGATCCACTGGTTGACGTCACTTCTATCCCTACTGAGCATGTCAAGTCCCCGGTGGGAAGTGGTTTTGACGAGCGCCCAGAGAATGAGAATCTGGAGGGGTTTCCTGGAAAGGACGACCTCGAGATGGGCGACACTCTGGTTCAAGGGGAAGAGACCGAGAACGTGGGCGTCGAGGATCCTGTGCTTGTCTTGGATTCTTCCTCCGAAGGACGAGAGGATGAAGAGGAGGAAAACGATGGAATCAAGGAGACGTCGCTGCCACGTCCCGTTGAGGAGGAGACGACATACGAAGCTGGGGATACAAATGTTCCTCCACCTCCTGTTGTAGACTCTCTTTCCCCTATTTCTACTTGGGTGGAGGACCCGACTGCTGCCGCTACCAAAGGTCCTGACGATCAAGATTCTGTGCCTTGA